From Spartobacteria bacterium, a single genomic window includes:
- a CDS encoding DUF1939 domain-containing protein yields MIGVLEMCKIALKDKLVSYLNKSVLFYQKTVHGDIEMMKKKLSVLLASLSNVLLMVLPVSAEVMLQWFETEWDEMYRRIPEVAETGYSYIWCPPPTKAPTGTGTIWGNVGYSLYDRFDIGDVPQRGSRATRYGTRGSLRNMVDNMHQCDVKIIPDIVMNHNGNGPDFREYPGMRPTDFHVWYEAGYCNGLNYKRAPRMDQWSADNGYGGTMYQDLCSLIDIRTEDNKLTRFWDTAHRFTAPNGPGFVAGESFTRHIGQYDRYPYYNPETHAGYDDEKAADMLYRWISWLGDAIDYDGLRLDAGKHTPWEFFGNGTDGFLHEAQWNTGIRRGIPDDERNDNAQVFQNYIKRDHSLIFAEILSHWSDLTYWADKNPMRFLDYGIKKTADNALKGNIGAFYGYGTDFGPEKGVMYIWGHDEGPADNVDLGYAYTLSHIGLPMVYFTGKNIEWKDKEDNRTWMIPGYDDYALGDNGGKIQNMVWVHNNFAWGKEYNRWSDSDFLALERFDDLNSNGSPDSGEAILLVAMNDSGSDISHEVQTSFADGTVLKDYTGSAGDVTVYDGGKVYITVPGNYGQGWVYYAPYTPEVSFTIPGAGSMDWIVPGGVHGEDKARTLKRITANNFSVDATLSGASAQKVCLKWGGGTTQVGTGAHYTNHTLLITADFEEMSGSDTSWSLAVSDAATKIPEGLNAIKVRAYSTFPDGTAPARFNTATEVVYVDLHGPELDIPFPADGETIIGQNVMVINNTDFTAYEVSVALDGGSAEPADEIMKGSWKYNLPELSAGSHTAVITATEADWGSPRAVINTSVCTRVFSVAGNSQSIAISHNEDAQIEVPFFTTGVSAPGSPDDVKLYWDGYELPFNGGSYSNIFNGEVVYRDFHPWVETNHLWGNFVNGPHFFEAVRVDAGVTSRCSTRVVFNLYGQHVIDSDGDSIPDNVEIPFFDQNAIPDEKIPGDDNQNCIPEWWENWSRLNPYNHSTFYNGQWDDQNDFDGDGYSNYQEVYAGYVESTNIYTYDIYRSDSHPEGTPMVPAEIVCTPMPAQREKTFTVTYKPNDGSLQNAEAVNLVIGHSKRTMGEWQDAETIAMTWDDENGYWTADYLVPAGATSVDFVFTDGVDTWDNNSQNDWQITVQGVVPKGFVMDGVFDSEGYKVVDVGDYTNLYVAIKGTDLYVATASEEWNDSFIFVTKELGNGAPSPWDKNGYAFFDQSSSPYFATEGDTEITYQNNVTGVATSKPGGAYECSFNLLDTFGSVPDHLYIAAVVYQNNTGGGMVRQVPATWGGANNDLEIMEFQRIEIASVRDDDGDGTFDNGAPYMETTVNGDTRDANYDLRRFFVNELARDQESIAVTLWPNAGTNRVSDVELFSNLNRRDFAVMPGDEEPDSVTTASDATYYRAYTMSDNGDGSYGVTLLVSRCGAYRINARYRVNGGDYVYYTDHALRRDCAVVVSPTKALQVTMYEVNPMTAEATNATFYGRSTFEDMYVVNQDRPDRINTNYFQELAVNMVWLQPVHPIGSDNRQTDPLTGADYDPGSPYAVRNYWKVNSVLGEPYTGDGSQSMAEFVNFVAAYDACGVGVMLDGTFNHSAWDCEIGDVGVDMFDWATNATDLIRDIRPGWYANNGDYGEHATYYGSQSTTDIGAAPDRIDFNKWSDAAEFNFGTYDCLVQGQGQDFAESERWRSAWAKRYLLEEDRTDPLDTQAKEVWQYFSGYPRYWLEKTGHPAGTPKNESYKGIDGLRCDFAQGLPSAFWEYTINKTRSIKWDFLFMAESLDGYATVSDSNRHGVGYRSARHFDILNENLVFYWRNTFFAEFNGGSAPTSAFIPDRRTTPTQDQLSTRKAAFDNVPILLNLTSHDEVLPTSHQPSLMYAYAELCAVAGVPMLLYGQEAGMQNDYDTYNYDSAYRYYNYGTDPANNAEIYELNFGKSIVNFKRYNCITSIWHQGSTAMPGLNSAYGRINTARLRSPALQSQNDYFLSHLSGGKDESIFAVAKYEAPGVSAAEQDVVFVFVNNDCQASTERAAMFSLDADYQGKNWFGIISDHNYNVADLVSPTPTNLIWDTPRTGADIIANGMYVGLSGDVWAGTQMQFLKLIDVAADYPRDPDGSFAGSVHSDWDFDKDGLANDWEIAKGLDPHSATGVNGSTGDKDGDGACNEQEYLCGTDPDDAADVLQINSVQLNGAQIDINWASKSGVNYLVEYRTNLLEGAWQPAGALRTAGSESQTQVDSTTESNRFYRVRVRP; encoded by the coding sequence ATGATTGGTGTGTTAGAAATGTGCAAAATCGCCTTGAAAGATAAACTGGTTTCATATCTTAATAAGAGCGTGTTGTTCTATCAAAAAACAGTCCATGGAGATATCGAAATGATGAAGAAAAAGTTGAGCGTTTTACTCGCTTCACTATCAAATGTACTACTGATGGTTCTGCCGGTCAGTGCCGAGGTGATGCTCCAGTGGTTTGAAACGGAATGGGATGAGATGTATCGCCGTATACCGGAAGTCGCGGAAACCGGTTATTCTTATATATGGTGTCCTCCGCCGACCAAAGCACCCACTGGCACGGGAACCATTTGGGGCAATGTGGGCTACAGTTTATACGATCGATTTGATATTGGTGATGTGCCGCAGCGCGGATCGCGCGCCACTCGTTATGGAACACGTGGATCGCTCCGTAACATGGTGGACAACATGCATCAGTGCGATGTGAAGATCATCCCTGATATTGTGATGAATCATAACGGAAACGGTCCGGACTTTCGCGAATATCCCGGTATGCGCCCCACCGATTTTCATGTCTGGTATGAAGCGGGCTACTGTAATGGACTCAATTATAAACGTGCGCCGCGCATGGATCAGTGGTCGGCCGATAACGGCTATGGCGGAACCATGTATCAGGATCTCTGCTCTCTGATCGATATACGTACAGAAGATAACAAGTTAACACGCTTTTGGGATACAGCCCATCGTTTTACCGCGCCCAATGGCCCAGGATTTGTAGCAGGCGAAAGCTTTACACGTCACATCGGGCAATATGACCGCTATCCCTATTATAACCCGGAAACCCATGCCGGTTATGACGATGAAAAAGCCGCCGATATGCTGTACCGCTGGATCAGCTGGCTGGGTGATGCCATTGATTATGACGGCCTGCGTCTGGATGCCGGCAAGCACACCCCCTGGGAGTTTTTTGGCAACGGTACCGATGGGTTCCTGCACGAAGCGCAATGGAATACCGGTATACGTCGCGGTATTCCTGATGACGAGCGTAACGATAACGCGCAGGTCTTTCAGAATTACATCAAACGCGATCACAGCTTGATATTCGCCGAGATCCTCAGTCACTGGAGCGATCTTACGTATTGGGCCGACAAGAATCCCATGCGTTTTCTCGACTATGGCATCAAGAAAACGGCAGATAATGCGCTTAAAGGAAATATTGGTGCCTTCTACGGATACGGCACCGATTTCGGTCCGGAAAAGGGCGTCATGTATATCTGGGGTCATGACGAAGGTCCTGCGGATAACGTTGATCTGGGTTATGCCTACACGCTGTCGCACATCGGGTTGCCCATGGTGTATTTCACCGGCAAAAATATCGAGTGGAAGGACAAAGAGGACAACCGCACCTGGATGATTCCCGGGTACGATGATTATGCTCTCGGCGATAATGGTGGCAAAATCCAAAATATGGTGTGGGTGCACAATAATTTTGCATGGGGAAAGGAATATAATCGCTGGTCGGATTCCGATTTCCTCGCTCTGGAACGGTTCGATGATCTGAATAGTAACGGATCTCCCGATTCCGGTGAAGCCATATTGCTGGTCGCAATGAATGACTCCGGAAGCGATATCAGTCACGAAGTCCAGACGTCCTTTGCCGATGGAACGGTTTTGAAGGACTACACCGGTTCCGCAGGTGATGTCACCGTGTATGACGGCGGCAAAGTATATATCACCGTTCCCGGAAACTATGGACAGGGCTGGGTGTATTATGCGCCCTATACGCCTGAGGTATCCTTTACTATTCCCGGAGCCGGGTCCATGGACTGGATTGTTCCCGGCGGGGTACATGGCGAGGACAAGGCGCGCACGCTTAAGCGCATCACTGCTAATAATTTTTCTGTAGACGCCACATTGAGCGGTGCTTCTGCGCAAAAAGTTTGCCTCAAATGGGGCGGCGGAACGACACAGGTTGGAACGGGTGCGCACTATACCAATCACACGCTGCTGATCACGGCCGATTTTGAGGAGATGAGCGGATCGGATACATCTTGGTCGCTGGCCGTTTCCGATGCGGCGACCAAGATTCCTGAAGGACTCAATGCCATCAAGGTTCGTGCTTATTCGACCTTTCCTGATGGAACGGCCCCGGCGCGTTTCAACACCGCCACCGAGGTGGTTTACGTTGACCTGCACGGCCCCGAACTCGATATCCCGTTTCCTGCCGATGGTGAAACGATCATCGGCCAGAATGTTATGGTCATCAATAATACAGATTTTACGGCCTATGAAGTCAGTGTGGCACTGGACGGCGGAAGCGCAGAGCCTGCGGATGAGATTATGAAGGGTTCCTGGAAATACAATCTGCCGGAGCTGTCGGCCGGATCCCATACCGCAGTGATTACCGCCACAGAAGCGGATTGGGGCAGCCCTCGCGCGGTGATCAACACCAGTGTCTGCACGCGGGTCTTCTCCGTGGCCGGCAACAGCCAGAGTATTGCCATTTCTCATAACGAAGATGCGCAGATAGAAGTGCCGTTCTTTACTACGGGTGTCAGTGCACCCGGTTCCCCTGACGATGTTAAACTTTACTGGGATGGCTATGAACTGCCCTTCAATGGCGGATCCTATAGCAATATATTTAATGGTGAGGTCGTCTACCGCGATTTTCATCCGTGGGTTGAAACCAATCATCTCTGGGGCAACTTCGTTAATGGACCGCATTTCTTTGAAGCCGTACGCGTCGATGCCGGTGTCACCAGTCGCTGTTCTACACGTGTTGTATTCAATCTCTACGGTCAGCATGTCATCGATTCCGATGGTGATTCTATTCCTGATAACGTTGAAATTCCTTTCTTTGATCAGAATGCCATACCGGATGAGAAAATCCCCGGCGACGACAACCAGAACTGTATCCCGGAGTGGTGGGAAAACTGGTCACGCCTGAATCCCTATAACCATTCCACATTCTACAATGGGCAGTGGGATGATCAGAACGACTTCGACGGCGATGGCTACAGCAATTATCAGGAAGTCTATGCCGGCTACGTAGAAAGCACGAATATCTACACCTATGACATTTATCGTTCCGACAGCCATCCCGAAGGCACGCCCATGGTGCCGGCAGAGATCGTATGCACACCCATGCCGGCGCAGCGTGAAAAAACCTTTACAGTTACTTACAAGCCCAATGACGGATCGTTGCAGAATGCCGAGGCGGTTAATCTGGTCATCGGACATTCCAAACGTACCATGGGGGAATGGCAGGATGCGGAAACCATTGCTATGACATGGGATGATGAAAACGGATACTGGACGGCGGATTATCTGGTGCCGGCTGGTGCCACGTCGGTGGACTTTGTGTTTACCGATGGCGTCGATACCTGGGATAACAACAGTCAGAATGATTGGCAGATAACCGTACAGGGCGTTGTTCCAAAAGGTTTTGTCATGGATGGAGTCTTCGATTCCGAGGGATACAAAGTCGTGGATGTGGGCGACTACACCAATCTCTACGTAGCAATCAAGGGAACCGATCTTTATGTCGCCACTGCATCGGAAGAATGGAACGATTCCTTTATCTTTGTCACCAAAGAGCTGGGAAATGGTGCGCCGTCGCCCTGGGATAAGAATGGCTATGCGTTCTTCGACCAGAGCAGCAGTCCCTACTTCGCCACCGAAGGGGATACCGAAATTACGTATCAGAACAACGTCACCGGCGTAGCGACCAGCAAGCCGGGCGGGGCCTATGAATGTTCTTTCAATCTGCTGGATACCTTCGGCTCGGTTCCGGATCACCTCTACATTGCCGCCGTTGTTTATCAGAATAATACGGGTGGCGGTATGGTTCGTCAGGTTCCTGCAACCTGGGGCGGTGCAAACAACGATTTGGAAATCATGGAATTCCAGCGCATAGAAATCGCCAGTGTTCGTGATGACGATGGCGACGGCACCTTTGATAATGGAGCCCCGTACATGGAAACCACCGTGAACGGGGATACCCGTGATGCGAATTATGATCTGCGCCGTTTCTTCGTGAATGAACTGGCTCGTGATCAGGAATCTATCGCTGTCACGCTCTGGCCCAATGCCGGTACCAATCGGGTGAGCGATGTGGAACTTTTCTCCAATCTCAATCGTCGTGACTTCGCGGTGATGCCGGGCGACGAGGAGCCGGATTCAGTGACCACCGCCAGCGATGCAACCTATTATCGCGCCTATACTATGAGCGATAACGGGGATGGATCCTATGGTGTCACTTTGCTTGTATCAAGGTGTGGAGCCTATCGTATCAATGCACGTTATCGCGTGAATGGCGGTGATTATGTGTATTATACCGATCATGCCTTACGCCGTGATTGCGCGGTGGTCGTTTCGCCGACCAAAGCACTGCAGGTTACCATGTATGAAGTGAATCCTATGACGGCTGAGGCGACCAATGCCACCTTCTACGGTCGCAGCACCTTCGAAGATATGTATGTGGTCAATCAGGATCGTCCGGATCGCATCAACACTAACTATTTCCAGGAACTCGCAGTCAATATGGTATGGCTCCAGCCTGTTCATCCCATCGGTTCCGATAATCGGCAGACGGATCCGCTCACCGGTGCCGACTACGATCCCGGCAGTCCTTATGCGGTGCGTAACTACTGGAAGGTAAACAGCGTGCTCGGCGAGCCCTATACCGGCGACGGAAGTCAGTCCATGGCCGAATTCGTCAACTTTGTCGCGGCCTACGATGCCTGCGGCGTCGGCGTCATGCTGGACGGAACCTTTAACCATAGTGCATGGGACTGCGAAATCGGTGATGTCGGCGTGGATATGTTCGACTGGGCAACCAATGCCACCGATCTTATTCGCGACATTCGTCCCGGATGGTATGCCAATAATGGGGATTACGGGGAGCATGCGACGTATTATGGAAGTCAGTCGACCACCGATATCGGTGCCGCGCCCGATCGTATTGATTTCAATAAATGGAGCGATGCCGCCGAATTCAACTTTGGCACCTATGACTGCCTTGTGCAGGGGCAGGGACAGGATTTTGCCGAAAGTGAACGCTGGCGCAGTGCCTGGGCCAAGCGTTATCTGCTGGAAGAAGATCGTACCGATCCCCTCGATACACAGGCCAAAGAAGTGTGGCAGTATTTCTCGGGTTATCCGCGCTACTGGCTGGAAAAAACCGGCCATCCCGCCGGAACGCCTAAAAATGAGTCCTACAAAGGGATTGACGGACTGCGCTGCGATTTCGCACAGGGATTGCCGTCCGCTTTCTGGGAATACACCATTAATAAAACCAGAAGCATAAAATGGGATTTCCTCTTTATGGCGGAGTCACTGGATGGCTATGCCACCGTCAGTGATTCTAATCGTCATGGGGTTGGTTATCGTTCTGCGCGTCACTTCGATATTCTTAACGAAAATCTCGTCTTCTACTGGAGAAATACGTTCTTTGCAGAATTCAATGGCGGCAGTGCGCCGACCTCCGCGTTTATCCCTGATCGACGGACAACGCCTACGCAAGATCAGTTGTCCACACGTAAGGCCGCCTTTGATAATGTACCTATTCTGCTTAACCTTACCAGCCATGACGAAGTCCTGCCCACGTCCCATCAGCCCAGCCTGATGTACGCCTATGCGGAACTTTGTGCCGTGGCCGGTGTGCCCATGCTTCTCTACGGACAGGAAGCCGGAATGCAGAACGACTACGATACCTATAATTATGATTCAGCCTATCGCTATTATAATTATGGAACCGATCCGGCCAATAATGCAGAAATATACGAATTGAATTTTGGGAAATCCATCGTCAATTTCAAACGGTACAACTGCATCACCAGTATATGGCATCAGGGATCAACGGCCATGCCGGGACTCAACAGCGCCTACGGTCGCATCAACACCGCGCGCCTGCGGTCTCCCGCACTGCAAAGCCAGAACGACTACTTCCTGTCCCATCTCAGTGGCGGAAAGGATGAATCAATCTTTGCCGTGGCGAAATATGAAGCACCCGGCGTGTCGGCCGCCGAGCAGGACGTGGTGTTTGTCTTTGTGAATAACGATTGTCAGGCATCCACGGAACGCGCCGCCATGTTCTCGCTGGATGCCGATTATCAGGGGAAGAACTGGTTTGGTATCATTTCCGATCATAATTATAACGTTGCTGATCTGGTATCACCGACGCCCACCAATTTGATTTGGGATACACCCAGAACCGGCGCGGACATCATCGCAAACGGCATGTATGTCGGACTCAGCGGCGATGTGTGGGCAGGGACGCAAATGCAGTTCCTGAAACTCATTGATGTCGCCGCTGATTATCCTAGAGATCCCGATGGAAGTTTTGCTGGATCTGTCCATAGCGATTGGGACTTCGATAAGGATGGACTGGCAAATGATTGGGAAATAGCCAAAGGACTGGATCCCCACAGTGCGACGGGTGTAAACGGATCAACCGGCGACAAGGATGGCGATGGCGCCTGCAACGAGCAGGAATATCTGTGCGGAACCGATCCCGATGATGCCGCCGATGTCCTGCAGATCAACAGTGTGCAGCTGAACGGAGCTCAGATCGATATCAACTGGGCCAGCAAGTCCGGCGTGAATTATCTGGTTGAATATCGAACCAATCTGCTCGAAGGCGCGTGGCAGCCTGCTGGAGCCTTGCGTACCGCCGGCAGTGAGTCGCAGACGCAGGTTGACTCAACCACCGAATCCAATCGTTTCTATCGCGTGCGTGTTCGTCCCTAG
- a CDS encoding helix-turn-helix domain-containing protein: protein MEQNMPDHEIMTVEEVAAYLRVSERTVYEWAQRSEIPCGKLGSTWRFRRNEVEKWVNQRLGQQPAPTKHTTASVAGLLRRENTLMFHEINKRDCLNALIDCLAKMPEVTDRTALERGINHREELMSTGIGLGLGVPHVRLESITDIAVAVAVSKTPIADYVSLDNQPVQVVFMIAAGREQHAQHIKLLSSLSFLFKNEQFRNSIIESKDADAIFNLLIEQS from the coding sequence ATGGAGCAGAACATGCCAGATCATGAAATAATGACGGTAGAAGAAGTCGCCGCGTACTTGCGGGTCTCCGAAAGAACGGTATATGAATGGGCTCAGCGTAGCGAAATACCATGCGGAAAACTGGGTTCAACGTGGCGCTTCCGTCGCAATGAAGTAGAAAAATGGGTCAATCAACGTTTGGGTCAACAGCCGGCGCCGACCAAACACACGACCGCATCGGTCGCTGGTTTGCTGCGACGCGAAAACACCTTGATGTTTCACGAGATCAACAAACGCGACTGCTTGAATGCGCTGATTGACTGTCTGGCAAAAATGCCGGAAGTCACCGACCGCACCGCACTGGAACGCGGCATCAATCATCGCGAAGAACTGATGAGCACTGGAATCGGTCTGGGACTAGGTGTTCCTCATGTACGTCTCGAATCCATCACCGATATCGCTGTCGCCGTCGCCGTCTCCAAGACTCCGATCGCCGACTACGTATCGCTGGACAATCAGCCGGTACAGGTTGTCTTCATGATTGCCGCCGGACGGGAACAGCATGCACAGCACATCAAACTGCTGTCATCGCTCAGCTTTCTGTTCAAAAACGAACAGTTCCGCAACAGCATCATCGAATCCAAAGATGCGGACGCCATTTTTAACCTATTAATCGAGCAGAGCTGA
- a CDS encoding CBS domain-containing protein, translating to MEHSFNLGVLFILGLGVFGGMLGAWFFQRIKFPQVVGYIVIGLIIGESGLKLVRSADIEALRPFNMFALGIIGLLVGGELRIDTFKKYARSFTAILLGEGLLAFLIVGALSFAIIHYVTGSFVISLATCIVFGAIASATDPASTIDVLWEYRSRGVLTTSLTAIVALDDALAMTLYGLGTSVARVLTSEGGSMMSGVLSIGVELFGSFILGTVFAMVLIFLLRWLHQPEKSLALALGLMLLAISLAVALQMDVILATMTIGFVLANYAERRSAALFKMLKGFSVPIYVLFFVLVGARLGLSKMPFWLITLVLLYVIGRSIGKWGGAWLGAKITHSDDVVRRYLGLGLMAQGGVAIGLSIMASQHLGHIQVTETLSLGEVIIFAVTATTLIVQLIGPPMVKVAIKLAGETGRNVTEEDIIESWTVADVIEGDIVTISESDSLLEVVDIFVNNEFTVYPIVNEKQHIVGMINMTALKSVMNDRDSWQWLLASDVMEPPGTTLYPDMPLNEAINQMTELNLDQVAVVGTAESQVPVGVVSNYHIRKRVSEELIKRQEPGRMGTSLNEEKEPVIIDQPTVEDVDFLVYDDLRMITPDAKVLDAVLLLINRPQCRFVYVSDKRGKFCGSVRMNDIMRKIVPVNIVANTDIYKVIRTNFEAILHKKVQDILDPDTEFVRKTTKTGIVLDMLTQNRSNELPVLDADQQLVGQINVYEMISAFIEEWAQNYRVNLAPPTTKQYSRSDLGMDDDSDEPSVTGLSAEQPS from the coding sequence ATGGAACATAGTTTTAATCTGGGCGTGTTATTCATTCTTGGCCTTGGAGTTTTCGGAGGCATGCTGGGGGCCTGGTTTTTCCAGCGCATCAAATTCCCGCAGGTCGTCGGATATATCGTCATCGGCCTGATCATCGGCGAAAGCGGCCTGAAACTGGTACGTTCGGCGGATATCGAGGCCTTACGGCCGTTCAACATGTTTGCATTGGGCATCATCGGACTGCTGGTGGGCGGCGAACTGCGCATTGATACATTTAAGAAATATGCGCGATCTTTCACCGCCATCCTGCTGGGCGAAGGGCTGCTGGCCTTTCTCATTGTCGGGGCATTGTCCTTTGCGATCATTCATTATGTGACCGGCAGTTTTGTGATTTCACTGGCAACCTGCATTGTCTTCGGTGCCATCGCTTCGGCAACAGATCCTGCCTCCACCATTGATGTGCTGTGGGAATACCGGTCGCGAGGCGTACTGACCACTTCGCTTACCGCCATTGTGGCACTGGACGATGCGCTAGCCATGACGCTCTATGGACTGGGCACCAGTGTCGCACGTGTGCTGACCTCCGAGGGCGGTTCTATGATGTCCGGCGTTTTATCCATCGGCGTAGAACTCTTCGGCTCCTTCATTCTGGGCACAGTGTTTGCCATGGTGCTGATCTTTCTGCTGCGCTGGCTGCATCAGCCTGAAAAAAGTCTGGCACTGGCACTGGGTCTCATGCTTCTGGCCATCAGTCTGGCCGTGGCCCTGCAGATGGACGTGATTCTGGCGACCATGACCATCGGTTTTGTTCTGGCTAATTATGCAGAGCGTCGCAGTGCCGCCCTGTTTAAAATGCTCAAGGGCTTTTCCGTTCCTATTTATGTCCTGTTCTTTGTGCTGGTGGGTGCCCGGCTCGGGTTGTCCAAAATGCCGTTCTGGCTGATTACACTGGTGCTTCTGTACGTCATCGGGCGTTCTATCGGCAAATGGGGCGGCGCCTGGCTGGGTGCGAAAATCACTCATAGCGACGACGTGGTGCGCCGTTATCTTGGTCTGGGCCTGATGGCTCAGGGCGGAGTTGCCATTGGTTTGTCGATTATGGCCAGTCAGCACCTGGGACACATCCAGGTAACGGAAACCTTATCCCTCGGCGAAGTGATTATCTTTGCTGTAACCGCTACAACTCTGATTGTTCAGCTCATCGGCCCGCCCATGGTGAAAGTCGCCATCAAACTGGCCGGTGAAACGGGACGTAATGTCACGGAAGAGGATATTATTGAGTCATGGACCGTAGCTGATGTCATTGAAGGGGATATCGTTACTATCTCTGAAAGCGATTCGCTGCTGGAAGTGGTGGATATTTTTGTGAACAACGAGTTCACCGTCTACCCCATCGTCAACGAGAAGCAGCACATCGTCGGCATGATCAATATGACCGCACTGAAAAGCGTCATGAATGATCGCGACTCCTGGCAATGGCTGCTGGCCTCCGATGTCATGGAACCGCCTGGCACCACCCTTTACCCGGATATGCCGCTCAATGAAGCAATCAACCAGATGACAGAATTGAATCTGGATCAGGTGGCCGTGGTCGGAACGGCTGAAAGTCAGGTTCCCGTGGGTGTGGTTTCTAATTATCATATCCGCAAACGGGTTAGTGAAGAACTGATTAAACGGCAGGAACCCGGGCGTATGGGCACATCCTTGAACGAAGAAAAAGAACCGGTCATCATCGACCAGCCTACCGTCGAAGATGTGGACTTCCTTGTCTATGATGATCTACGGATGATTACCCCCGATGCCAAAGTGCTGGATGCCGTATTGCTTTTGATCAACCGACCTCAGTGCCGTTTTGTTTACGTATCCGACAAGCGGGGTAAATTCTGCGGTTCCGTGCGCATGAACGATATCATGCGCAAGATTGTACCTGTCAATATCGTCGCCAATACCGATATCTACAAGGTTATCCGCACCAACTTTGAAGCCATCCTGCATAAAAAAGTTCAGGACATTCTTGATCCCGATACAGAATTTGTCCGCAAAACGACTAAAACCGGCATTGTGCTCGATATGCTGACTCAGAATCGCAGCAACGAACTGCCTGTGCTGGATGCGGATCAGCAACTGGTCGGACAAATCAATGTTTATGAAATGATCAGTGCATTCATTGAAGAATGGGCACAAAACTACCGCGTCAACCTTGCCCCTCCTACGACCAAACAATACAGCCGTAGCGATCTGGGAATGGATGACGACAGCGACGAACCGTCTGTCACAGGACTTTCCGCCGAGCAGCCCTCATGA
- a CDS encoding CrcB family protein, producing the protein MNAALTSALLIGLGGFFGTLARYGLSMLLSRYSVILPMGTLACNMAGCFLIAVIMQLLDNNITSLPPQFKVILATGFCGGFTTMSSMMYETSKLAKQTGNMLAFSYIGMTLIGCAVALWAGTNTVMILQRVTTP; encoded by the coding sequence ATGAATGCGGCTCTGACCAGCGCACTGCTCATCGGGCTGGGGGGATTCTTCGGAACCCTCGCCCGCTATGGGTTGTCCATGCTGTTGTCACGCTATTCAGTTATATTACCGATGGGAACACTGGCCTGCAATATGGCCGGCTGTTTCCTGATTGCCGTCATTATGCAGCTTCTGGATAATAATATAACCTCGCTGCCTCCACAGTTCAAAGTGATTCTGGCCACCGGGTTTTGCGGCGGATTCACCACCATGTCATCCATGATGTACGAAACCTCAAAACTGGCCAAACAAACCGGAAACATGCTGGCTTTTTCCTACATCGGCATGACCCTCATCGGTTGTGCCGTCGCCCTCTGGGCCGGCACCAATACCGTGATGATTCTACAGCGCGTCACAACGCCGTAG